One Corallococcus caeni DNA segment encodes these proteins:
- a CDS encoding GNAT family N-acetyltransferase, with product MILYDATTIHTAPFPDTAEGRGMRSFLVPLVQHGPGPWFEDRASMFVLGLDDLLIPLSVTDGTFGNSVLHSVYERFIGSQRKAIRTGNWKPLAGFAASSALWGVGAVMKTLRLDKAVQVDCWPSLRNAGADLTEDQARRLTAFLTTRFPDHAPYFLAVNPVTHAALLNHLQAQGYAFSYMTHTRMMLPFEAELERRVRENRRRDARLLEPSGYRVVDARELPGCAPRLAELYRRLHREKYATNPPISVTYMEEMLAGSLMDVRALVKDGRVDMFYATHVVNGVMYSPVSGYDTSLPQEVGLYRLINNLLMRDAQARGVTLETGGGADPFKTLRGDRPVPRYNAVYLRHLPPWRHTPWRLAMKVGNEQLLPFSRKRLHAVDGEANVVGFDRVPEVFAPTLPTPREATARQAQELTELEQDLARTEALAGSERVRHLGALRKRLEDEQLPPARVAPLLERWEHLSHAPQADKKEKRKAQRAVRAELARRLLETATTVGDTTVVCHHLGDGLDFQPRTLAEQLRKGTGSIAVALTSTRDGTLELVTALAPPLVERGLEARRLLEQMVPPGVASGEGGAELAWAEAVLPDDDVSAVLERARAVLHTRLSIPT from the coding sequence ATGATCCTCTACGACGCGACGACCATCCACACGGCCCCCTTCCCCGACACGGCGGAGGGGCGCGGCATGAGGAGCTTCCTCGTCCCGCTGGTCCAGCACGGCCCTGGCCCGTGGTTCGAGGACCGCGCGAGCATGTTCGTGCTGGGGCTGGACGACCTGCTCATCCCGCTGTCCGTCACCGACGGCACCTTCGGCAACTCGGTGCTGCATTCGGTGTACGAGCGCTTCATCGGCAGCCAGCGCAAGGCCATCCGGACCGGAAACTGGAAGCCCCTGGCCGGCTTCGCCGCCAGCAGCGCGCTCTGGGGCGTGGGCGCGGTGATGAAGACCCTGCGCCTGGACAAGGCCGTCCAGGTGGACTGCTGGCCCAGCCTGCGCAACGCGGGCGCGGACCTCACGGAGGACCAGGCGCGGCGTCTGACGGCGTTCCTCACCACGCGCTTTCCGGACCACGCCCCCTACTTCCTCGCGGTGAACCCCGTCACGCACGCGGCCCTGCTCAACCACCTCCAGGCACAGGGCTACGCGTTCTCGTACATGACGCACACGCGGATGATGCTCCCCTTCGAGGCGGAGCTGGAGCGGCGCGTCCGGGAGAACCGGCGGCGCGACGCGCGGCTGCTGGAGCCGTCCGGCTACCGCGTGGTGGACGCCCGGGAGCTTCCCGGCTGCGCGCCCCGGCTCGCGGAGCTGTACCGGCGGCTGCACCGGGAGAAGTACGCCACCAACCCGCCCATCAGCGTCACGTACATGGAGGAGATGCTGGCGGGCTCGCTCATGGACGTGCGCGCGCTGGTGAAGGACGGCCGCGTGGACATGTTCTACGCCACGCACGTGGTGAACGGCGTCATGTACTCGCCCGTCTCCGGCTACGACACGTCGCTGCCGCAGGAGGTGGGGCTGTACCGGTTGATCAACAACCTGCTGATGCGCGACGCGCAGGCGCGGGGCGTGACGCTGGAGACCGGCGGTGGCGCGGACCCCTTCAAGACGCTGCGCGGGGACCGGCCGGTGCCGCGCTACAACGCCGTGTACCTGCGCCACCTGCCGCCCTGGCGACACACCCCGTGGCGGCTGGCGATGAAGGTGGGCAACGAGCAGCTGCTGCCCTTCAGCCGCAAGCGCCTGCACGCCGTGGACGGCGAGGCGAACGTCGTGGGCTTCGACCGCGTCCCTGAGGTCTTCGCGCCCACCCTCCCCACGCCCCGCGAGGCCACGGCGCGGCAGGCGCAGGAGCTGACGGAGCTGGAGCAGGACCTGGCGCGGACGGAGGCCCTGGCCGGCAGCGAGCGCGTGCGACACCTGGGCGCGCTGCGCAAGCGCCTGGAGGATGAACAGCTGCCGCCCGCGCGGGTCGCGCCCCTGCTGGAGCGCTGGGAGCACCTGTCGCACGCGCCCCAGGCCGACAAGAAGGAGAAGCGCAAGGCGCAGCGGGCCGTGCGCGCGGAGCTGGCGCGGCGCCTGCTGGAGACCGCGACCACCGTGGGGGACACCACCGTGGTGTGTCACCACCTGGGGGACGGGCTGGACTTCCAGCCGCGCACCCTGGCGGAGCAGCTGCGCAAGGGGACCGGCTCCATCGCGGTGGCGCTGACGTCCACGCGGGATGGGACCCTGGAGCTGGTCACCGCGCTGGCGCCGCCGCTGGTGGAGCGCGGCCTGGAAGCACGGCGGCTCCTGGAACAGATGGTCCCCCCGGGGGTTGCCAGTGGGGAAGGGGGGGCGGAGCTGGCCTGGGCGGAGGCGGTCCTCCCCGATGACGACGTGAGCGCGGTCCTGGAGCGGGCCCGCGCGGTCCTTCACACCCGGCTGTCCATTCCGACGTAG
- a CDS encoding YybH family protein has product MNRMFAGASGVGGGAAVGPSAADARTRLRQADQAMSEASAKAGSAKGFSDFLAEDAVMLVEGEYALKGRQAILTWLTAHPLEQGGAPRWEPVRWDVSADGTLGYSVGTATVDVEGATQQVVGRYISAWRLQADGQWRVAVTVRNAATTPMTPPEGFSPANTEPGAAARTLSKDAVLEEAMAADRAFSAQSVREGMGKAFTAWAARDAVLLTGAAGLYGQDSIARAYAPFTLEQTDLRWEPVLGDAAASGDLAYTVGRAISTGKDAQGQPRKDFVKYLSVWRRQADGSWRYVTDGGNSSPGPQGP; this is encoded by the coding sequence ATGAACCGGATGTTCGCGGGTGCGTCGGGCGTTGGGGGCGGCGCGGCGGTGGGCCCGTCGGCGGCGGACGCGCGCACGCGGCTGCGGCAGGCGGACCAGGCGATGTCGGAGGCGAGCGCGAAGGCCGGCTCCGCGAAGGGCTTCTCGGACTTCCTGGCGGAGGACGCGGTGATGCTGGTGGAGGGTGAGTACGCGCTGAAGGGAAGGCAGGCCATCCTGACGTGGCTGACCGCGCACCCGCTGGAGCAGGGCGGCGCGCCGCGGTGGGAGCCGGTGCGCTGGGACGTGAGCGCGGACGGGACGCTGGGCTATTCGGTGGGCACGGCGACGGTGGACGTGGAAGGGGCGACGCAGCAGGTGGTGGGGCGCTACATCTCCGCGTGGAGGCTGCAGGCGGATGGTCAGTGGCGCGTGGCCGTCACGGTGCGCAACGCCGCCACGACGCCCATGACGCCGCCCGAGGGCTTCTCTCCGGCGAACACGGAGCCCGGAGCCGCGGCGCGCACGCTGTCGAAGGACGCGGTGCTGGAGGAGGCGATGGCGGCGGACCGCGCCTTCTCCGCGCAGTCCGTGCGGGAGGGCATGGGCAAGGCGTTCACGGCCTGGGCGGCGCGGGACGCGGTGCTGCTGACGGGCGCCGCGGGCCTGTACGGCCAGGACTCCATCGCCAGGGCCTACGCGCCGTTCACGCTGGAGCAGACCGACCTGCGCTGGGAGCCGGTGCTGGGCGACGCGGCGGCGTCCGGGGACCTGGCGTACACGGTGGGCCGCGCCATCTCGACGGGCAAGGACGCGCAGGGCCAGCCGCGGAAGGACTTCGTGAAATACCTCTCCGTGTGGCGCCGCCAGGCCGATGGCTCGTGGCGCTACGTCACCGACGGCGGCAACTCCAGCCCCGGCCCCCAGGGGCCCTGA
- a CDS encoding DHHA1 domain-containing protein: MNLYDAQTVDSCNWPDTPEGRMARDFIVPLVKHGSTAYVTDRTTFQVLALEELRLPLAVNDTEYDNSALHSTFSRYITLQMTGVTAEAFGAARAAVMRGAMHTVGALLKAAGINKVVLVDHWLVLRNVHSQPTGEQVDRITAFLAERFPHHAIVFCALNPAGYAPLLNTLVERGYALLYAAHTRMTLPLQEVSKQVRENRRRDARLLEASGYRVVDGREVPDCEPRLEELYRALNGGKYHTNLQFTQEWYRWTLRQGLLTYKLAVKDGRVDGFYAHHVSQGVLFSPLFGYDLSLPQELGLYRGLVFQLMNDALDVGLTIELGPGADPFKSMRGSVPLPRWSAVYTEHLSGPRRLAWRALQRYANDAVRPPTVAMLRKVDGDAVVGFGPPQTPLASPLGQTPLEAARKVREQLDALEAALDAAASLPGDARLQALAPLSQTLHNWPQPMSRVVALRERLTKLEHEARRKPARPAEPQGPTPAEHARQLLESATRWGDTALVAAHLGEAPAPHLKALVEALRGAAGSVGVVLTATRGDKVVLVTAASAALRGLGLDAGQLMAAAAPCVDGKGGGSLDVAWGGGSRADGVDAALDAARSRVCTHLGVES, translated from the coding sequence ATGAATCTCTACGACGCGCAGACTGTCGACTCGTGCAACTGGCCGGACACGCCCGAGGGCCGGATGGCCCGGGACTTCATCGTGCCGCTGGTGAAACACGGCAGCACGGCGTACGTCACCGACCGGACCACCTTCCAGGTGCTGGCGCTGGAGGAGCTGCGCCTGCCGCTGGCCGTCAATGACACGGAGTATGACAACTCCGCGCTGCACTCCACCTTCTCTCGCTACATCACGTTGCAGATGACGGGGGTGACGGCGGAGGCGTTCGGCGCGGCGCGCGCGGCGGTGATGCGCGGCGCCATGCACACGGTGGGGGCGCTGCTCAAGGCGGCGGGCATCAACAAGGTGGTGCTGGTGGACCACTGGCTGGTGCTGCGCAACGTCCACTCGCAGCCCACCGGTGAACAGGTGGACCGCATCACCGCGTTCCTGGCGGAGCGGTTTCCGCACCACGCCATCGTCTTCTGCGCGCTCAACCCGGCCGGTTACGCGCCGCTGCTCAACACGCTCGTGGAGCGGGGCTACGCGCTGCTCTACGCGGCGCACACGCGCATGACGCTACCCCTGCAGGAGGTCAGCAAGCAGGTGCGGGAGAACCGGCGGCGCGACGCGCGGCTGCTGGAGGCGTCCGGCTACCGCGTGGTGGACGGGCGCGAGGTCCCGGACTGCGAGCCCCGGCTGGAGGAGCTGTATCGCGCGCTCAACGGCGGCAAGTACCACACCAACCTCCAGTTCACCCAGGAGTGGTACCGCTGGACGCTGCGCCAGGGCCTGCTCACCTACAAGCTGGCGGTGAAGGACGGGCGGGTGGACGGCTTCTATGCCCACCACGTCAGCCAGGGCGTCCTCTTCTCCCCGCTGTTCGGCTACGACCTGTCGCTGCCGCAGGAGCTGGGGCTGTACCGGGGGCTGGTGTTCCAGCTGATGAACGACGCGCTGGACGTGGGCCTCACCATCGAGCTGGGACCGGGCGCGGATCCGTTCAAGAGCATGCGCGGCTCCGTGCCGCTGCCCCGCTGGAGCGCCGTCTACACGGAGCACCTGTCCGGCCCGCGCCGCCTCGCCTGGCGCGCGCTCCAGCGCTACGCCAACGACGCCGTGCGGCCGCCCACGGTCGCCATGCTGCGCAAGGTGGACGGCGACGCGGTGGTGGGCTTCGGCCCGCCCCAGACGCCCCTGGCATCACCCCTGGGGCAGACGCCGCTGGAGGCGGCGCGAAAGGTGCGCGAGCAGCTGGACGCGCTGGAGGCGGCGCTGGACGCGGCGGCGAGCCTCCCCGGCGATGCGCGGCTCCAGGCCCTGGCCCCGCTGTCGCAGACGCTGCACAACTGGCCCCAGCCCATGTCGCGCGTGGTCGCGCTGCGCGAGCGGCTGACGAAGCTGGAGCACGAGGCGCGCCGCAAGCCCGCAAGGCCCGCCGAGCCCCAGGGTCCCACCCCGGCGGAGCACGCGCGGCAGTTGCTGGAATCCGCCACGCGCTGGGGCGACACCGCGCTGGTCGCCGCGCACCTGGGCGAAGCGCCCGCGCCGCACCTCAAGGCGCTGGTGGAGGCCCTGCGGGGCGCGGCCGGCAGCGTGGGCGTGGTGCTCACCGCCACGCGCGGCGACAAGGTGGTGCTGGTGACGGCGGCGAGCGCGGCGCTGCGCGGCCTGGGCCTGGACGCGGGGCAGCTCATGGCGGCGGCGGCGCCGTGCGTGGACGGCAAGGGGGGCGGGTCGCTGGACGTGGCCTGGGGCGGGGGCTCGCGCGCGGACGGCGTGGACGCGGCGCTGGACGCCGCGCGCAGCCGCGTGTGCACGCACCTGGGCGTCGAGTCCTGA